The proteins below are encoded in one region of Bosea sp. BIWAKO-01:
- the glcF gene encoding glycolate oxidase subunit GlcF, with protein MQTNFTPEHLASDPRLPASEKILRTCVHCGFCTATCPTYLLLGDELDSPRGRIYLIKDMLENGKPATEQVVKHVDRCLSCLSCMTTCPSGVHYMHLVDHARAHIEETYQRSWHDEALRRVLAAILPYPGRFRTAMLAAMLGKPFGSLLGLLPQVGGRLKAMLALAPARLPARSTMEGPQVFPVTAVRRKRVALLSGCAQPVLDPAINEATIRLLTRHGVEVVLPKGEGCCGALVHHMGREQDSHVFARRNIDAWMAEVDGEGLDAILITASGCGTTVKDYGFMFRNELAYAEKAATISSLAKDVTEFLETLELRHVREVALPVTYHSACSMQHGQQLKDGPKRLLSGAGFKVKEVPEGHICCGSAGVYNILQPEIAGQLRERKIGHIEKTKPQIVATGNIGCMTQLAKGFADRGATTPVVHTAELLDWATGGPLPEKLARAGIKDAPLGEPRQQKDMLFAAE; from the coding sequence ATGCAGACCAACTTCACGCCCGAACACCTCGCCTCCGATCCGCGCCTGCCGGCATCGGAGAAGATCCTGCGCACCTGCGTGCATTGCGGATTCTGCACGGCGACCTGCCCGACCTATCTCTTGCTGGGTGACGAACTCGATTCCCCGCGCGGGCGTATCTATCTGATCAAGGACATGCTGGAGAACGGCAAGCCGGCCACCGAGCAGGTGGTGAAGCATGTCGACCGCTGCCTTTCCTGCCTCTCCTGCATGACGACTTGCCCTTCAGGCGTGCATTACATGCACCTTGTCGATCATGCCCGGGCCCATATCGAGGAGACCTATCAGCGTTCCTGGCATGACGAGGCGTTGCGCCGGGTGCTCGCTGCGATCCTGCCCTATCCCGGTCGGTTCCGCACCGCGATGCTGGCGGCGATGCTGGGCAAACCCTTCGGGAGCCTTCTCGGCCTGCTGCCGCAGGTCGGCGGGCGGCTGAAGGCGATGCTGGCGCTGGCGCCTGCACGCCTGCCGGCGCGCTCGACCATGGAGGGGCCGCAGGTTTTCCCCGTCACGGCCGTGCGCCGCAAGCGCGTGGCGCTGCTTTCGGGCTGCGCCCAGCCGGTGCTCGACCCCGCCATCAACGAAGCGACGATCCGCCTGTTGACGCGCCATGGCGTCGAGGTCGTGCTGCCGAAGGGCGAGGGCTGCTGCGGCGCGCTCGTCCATCACATGGGCCGCGAACAGGACAGTCATGTCTTTGCCCGGCGCAACATCGACGCCTGGATGGCCGAGGTCGACGGCGAGGGGCTGGATGCCATCCTGATCACCGCCTCAGGCTGCGGCACCACGGTCAAGGATTACGGCTTCATGTTCCGCAACGAGCTGGCCTATGCGGAGAAGGCGGCGACGATCTCGAGCCTCGCGAAGGATGTCACCGAGTTCCTCGAGACGCTCGAGCTGCGCCATGTCCGTGAGGTCGCGCTGCCCGTGACGTATCACTCTGCCTGCTCGATGCAGCACGGGCAGCAGCTCAAGGACGGGCCGAAGCGCCTTCTGAGTGGAGCCGGCTTCAAGGTGAAGGAGGTGCCGGAGGGCCATATCTGCTGCGGCTCGGCCGGTGTCTACAATATCCTCCAGCCCGAGATCGCGGGACAGCTGCGCGAACGCAAGATCGGCCATATCGAGAAGACGAAGCCGCAGATCGTCGCCACCGGCAATATCGGCTGCATGACCCAGCTCGCGAAGGGCTTTGCCGACCGGGGCGCGACGACCCCGGTCGTGCATACTGCCGAGCTGCTCGACTGGGCCACCGGCGGGCCGCTGCCGGAGAAGCTGGCAAGGGCGGGGATCAAGGATGCCCCCCTCGGTGAGCCGCGTCAGCAGAAAGACATGCTGTTCGCGGCCGAATAG
- a CDS encoding DUF2585 domain-containing protein, which translates to MALVAALMIAAAALILFVMGREPICKCGYVKPWYGEVMSSENSQHIADWYTFSHIIRGFLFYGLFWSIRRLTGLPISFGQALLLAILIENAWEIAENSPAMLDRYREMTISLGYTGDSIINSVSDIAAMIVGFLLARVLPVWLTISLALGMELVVGYLIRDNLTLNIIMLIYPTDWIKIWQGGA; encoded by the coding sequence ATCGCCCTCGTCGCGGCTCTGATGATTGCCGCGGCTGCCCTGATCCTGTTTGTCATGGGGCGCGAGCCGATCTGCAAATGCGGCTACGTCAAGCCATGGTACGGCGAGGTCATGTCGTCGGAGAACTCTCAGCACATTGCCGACTGGTACACCTTCTCCCACATCATCCGCGGTTTCCTCTTCTACGGGCTGTTCTGGTCGATCCGCCGGCTGACCGGACTGCCAATCTCGTTCGGGCAGGCACTTCTCCTCGCGATCCTGATCGAGAATGCCTGGGAAATCGCCGAGAATAGCCCGGCCATGCTCGATCGCTACCGGGAAATGACAATCTCGCTCGGCTATACCGGCGACAGCATCATCAATTCAGTCTCCGATATCGCGGCGATGATCGTGGGCTTTCTTCTTGCCCGTGTCCTGCCCGTCTGGCTCACCATTTCTCTCGCGCTCGGGATGGAGCTGGTGGTCGGCTACCTGATCCGCGACAACCTGACCCTGAATATCATCATGCTGATCTACCCCACCGACTGGATCAAAATCTGGCAGGGAGGGGCTTGA
- the glcE gene encoding glycolate oxidase subunit GlcE has translation MTIHTPTTEAQACAVVASVAATGTPVTLRGGGTRTGLGRPTQVVSTISSAGLTGITLYEPSEMVIGARAGTPLAEILRTLADRGQMLPFEPMDHRALLGTEGEPTIGAVAAGNISGPRRINAGAARDSLIGIRLINGRGEAIKSGGRVMKNVTGLDLVKLVSGAHGTLGFLTEVTFRVLPAPECVVTLAWPGLADEAAVALLSAALGSPFEPMAAAHLPAGIGADQARTLLRLENFASSIAYRTDALGELLSQYGRPELIEGAASQELWHSVRDARFFAGSHEAVWRLSLAPTKAPRATAAIIQALPQARWFYDWGGGLVWLAVPVDEDAGAAAIRAAIRSLGGHATLVRAPHAVRAVVPVFEPLAEPLMRVTAGIKNSFDPAGIFEPGRMYAGI, from the coding sequence GTGACCATTCACACCCCCACCACGGAAGCCCAGGCCTGCGCCGTCGTTGCCTCCGTCGCTGCCACCGGCACGCCTGTCACCCTTCGCGGCGGTGGTACGCGGACCGGCCTGGGGCGCCCGACCCAGGTCGTGAGCACCATTTCCAGCGCGGGGCTGACCGGCATCACGCTGTACGAGCCCTCCGAGATGGTGATTGGCGCCAGGGCGGGAACCCCGCTCGCGGAAATCCTGCGGACACTGGCCGACCGCGGCCAGATGCTGCCCTTCGAGCCGATGGATCATCGCGCATTGCTGGGCACGGAGGGCGAGCCGACGATCGGTGCGGTCGCTGCCGGAAATATCTCCGGTCCGCGCCGGATCAACGCTGGAGCAGCCCGCGACTCGCTGATCGGGATCAGGCTGATCAACGGCCGGGGCGAGGCGATCAAGTCCGGCGGCCGGGTCATGAAGAACGTCACCGGGCTCGACCTGGTCAAGCTGGTGAGCGGTGCCCACGGCACGCTTGGCTTCCTGACCGAAGTCACCTTCCGCGTATTGCCGGCGCCGGAATGCGTGGTCACGCTGGCCTGGCCCGGACTTGCCGATGAGGCGGCGGTCGCTCTGCTTTCGGCCGCGCTGGGCTCGCCCTTCGAACCAATGGCGGCGGCGCATCTGCCGGCCGGCATCGGGGCCGACCAGGCCCGCACACTGCTCAGGCTGGAGAATTTCGCGAGCTCGATCGCCTATCGCACCGATGCGCTGGGCGAATTGCTGAGCCAGTACGGCAGGCCGGAACTGATCGAGGGGGCTGCCTCGCAGGAGCTGTGGCATTCTGTACGGGATGCGAGGTTCTTCGCCGGAAGCCATGAAGCCGTCTGGCGGCTTTCGCTTGCTCCGACGAAGGCCCCGCGCGCTACGGCTGCGATCATCCAAGCCTTGCCGCAAGCGCGCTGGTTCTATGACTGGGGCGGCGGTCTGGTCTGGCTGGCGGTGCCGGTTGACGAGGACGCTGGAGCCGCCGCGATCCGTGCTGCAATCAGGTCGCTCGGCGGTCACGCGACCCTGGTGCGCGCACCCCACGCGGTTCGCGCTGTTGTACCGGTCTTCGAACCACTGGCCGAGCCGCTGATGCGGGTCACGGCCGGAATCAAGAACAGCTTCGACCCGGCCGGAATCTTCGAGCCCGGCCGGATGTATGCGGGGATTTGA
- a CDS encoding FAD-linked oxidase C-terminal domain-containing protein, which yields MSAIAFPAPRADILARRDAIIAGLAGLVAPEALITSDDERRPYETDALTAYRRMPLAVVLPSTTQEVAAVLRYCGEQGVPVVPRGAGTSLAGGAIPQEDAVVIGVSKMNRILEIDYDNRAARVQAGVTNLAVTGAVMSEGFFYAPDPSSQLACSIGGNIGMNSGGAHCLKYGVTTNNVLGVTLVMLDGSIVEIGGAHLDAPGLDLLGLIVGSEGQLGIVTEATVRILRSAEGARPVLFGFPSSEQAGAAVAAIIGAGIIPVAMEFMDKPAIEICEAFAKAGYPMDVEALLIIEVEGSDAEMDAQLARIVAIAREHGVKTVKESKSAMETAAIWKGRKSAFGATGRIADYICMDGTIPTGQLPFVLQRMAEIVKGYGLRVANVFHAGDGNLHPLILYNCNDPVEARKAEDAGNDILKLCVEVGGCLTGEHGVGIEKRDLMRVQFNEADLNQQMRVRAVFDGEWLLNPAKVFPLDGRVAA from the coding sequence ATGAGCGCCATTGCCTTTCCCGCGCCGCGCGCGGACATCCTGGCGCGCCGCGATGCGATCATCGCCGGGCTTGCCGGACTGGTGGCGCCCGAGGCTCTGATCACCTCCGATGACGAGCGCAGGCCCTATGAGACCGATGCGCTCACCGCCTATCGCCGCATGCCGCTGGCGGTCGTGCTGCCTTCGACGACGCAGGAGGTCGCGGCGGTGCTGCGCTATTGCGGCGAGCAGGGCGTTCCCGTCGTCCCGCGGGGTGCTGGAACCTCGCTCGCCGGTGGCGCGATCCCGCAGGAGGATGCCGTCGTCATCGGTGTCTCCAAGATGAATCGCATCCTCGAGATCGACTATGACAACCGCGCCGCCAGGGTGCAGGCCGGCGTCACCAATCTCGCCGTCACCGGGGCTGTGATGTCCGAGGGCTTTTTCTATGCGCCCGACCCGTCCTCCCAGCTTGCCTGCTCGATCGGCGGCAATATCGGCATGAACTCCGGCGGCGCGCATTGCCTGAAATACGGCGTCACCACCAATAATGTGCTGGGCGTGACCCTGGTGATGCTCGATGGTTCAATCGTCGAGATCGGGGGCGCCCATCTCGATGCCCCGGGGCTCGACCTGCTCGGCTTGATCGTCGGTTCTGAAGGCCAGCTCGGCATCGTCACCGAAGCGACCGTGCGGATCCTGCGCTCGGCCGAGGGCGCACGCCCGGTGCTGTTCGGCTTCCCGAGCAGCGAGCAGGCAGGTGCCGCGGTGGCCGCCATCATCGGCGCCGGCATCATCCCCGTCGCGATGGAGTTCATGGACAAGCCGGCGATCGAGATCTGCGAAGCCTTCGCCAAAGCCGGCTACCCGATGGATGTCGAGGCGCTGTTGATCATCGAGGTCGAGGGCTCGGACGCGGAAATGGACGCTCAGCTTGCGCGCATCGTCGCGATCGCGCGCGAGCATGGCGTCAAGACGGTCAAGGAAAGCAAGTCGGCAATGGAGACCGCCGCGATCTGGAAGGGCCGCAAATCGGCCTTCGGCGCGACGGGCCGGATCGCCGATTACATCTGCATGGATGGTACGATCCCGACCGGGCAACTGCCGTTTGTGCTGCAGCGCATGGCAGAGATCGTCAAAGGCTATGGACTGCGCGTCGCCAATGTCTTCCATGCGGGAGACGGCAATCTCCACCCTCTGATCCTCTATAACTGCAACGACCCCGTCGAGGCGCGCAAAGCCGAGGATGCCGGAAACGACATCCTCAAGCTCTGCGTCGAGGTGGGCGGTTGCCTCACCGGCGAACACGGCGTCGGCATCGAGAAGCGCGATCTGATGCGCGTGCAGTTCAACGAAGCCGATCTCAACCAGCAGATGCGGGTGCGGGCGGTCTTCGACGGCGAGTGGCTGCTGAACCCGGCCAAGGTCTTTCCGCTAGATGGCAGGGTCGCCGCGTGA
- a CDS encoding LysR family transcriptional regulator, with product MDRFGDLDVFAHVVTAKSMSAAGRELKLSPAVISKRIRRLEERLGVRLLQRTTRQLSLTEAGQGFYERVVSILSSIEDAEAWVASGTGQARGTLRVSAPTSFGRLHIAPHLKPFLDANPMVTVDLILSDSFVDIIAEGFDLAVRIADLQDSSLVAKRLAPNHRVLCAAPDYVAAHGIPASIEELSHHTLIAHNADQWRLDGPSGPVTVRVNGPLRTNSSEVVREALLAGVGIALRSTWDVGPELKTGQLVRVLPDYSVGKRVAVYAVYPSRRHMEQKVRVFVDYLAELYGATPYWDAGLDL from the coding sequence ATGGACCGGTTCGGCGATCTGGATGTCTTCGCGCATGTGGTGACGGCCAAGAGCATGTCCGCCGCGGGGCGCGAATTGAAACTCTCGCCGGCGGTGATCTCGAAGCGCATCCGCCGGCTCGAGGAGCGCCTTGGCGTACGGCTGCTGCAGCGCACCACCCGACAATTGTCACTGACCGAGGCGGGACAGGGCTTCTATGAGCGCGTGGTCTCGATCCTGTCCTCGATCGAGGATGCCGAGGCCTGGGTCGCCAGCGGCACCGGACAGGCGCGCGGCACCTTGCGCGTCTCCGCCCCGACCTCCTTCGGCAGACTGCATATCGCGCCGCATCTGAAGCCCTTTCTCGACGCCAATCCGATGGTGACCGTCGACCTGATCCTGAGCGATTCCTTCGTCGACATCATCGCAGAGGGTTTCGACCTCGCGGTGAGGATCGCCGACCTCCAGGATTCCAGCCTTGTCGCCAAGCGGCTCGCGCCCAATCACCGCGTGCTTTGCGCCGCGCCGGACTATGTCGCCGCTCACGGAATACCGGCCAGCATCGAAGAACTCTCCCACCATACGCTGATTGCCCATAATGCCGACCAATGGCGGCTGGATGGACCGTCCGGGCCGGTCACCGTGCGGGTCAACGGGCCGCTCCGGACCAATTCCAGCGAGGTCGTGCGCGAGGCGCTGCTCGCCGGCGTCGGCATCGCATTGCGCTCGACCTGGGATGTCGGGCCGGAACTGAAGACCGGACAGCTCGTCAGGGTGCTGCCGGATTACTCGGTCGGCAAGCGTGTCGCTGTCTACGCGGTCTATCCCAGCCGTCGGCACATGGAGCAGAAGGTGCGCGTCTTCGTCGATTATCTCGCGGAACTCTATGGCGCGACGCCGTACTGGGACGCGGGGCTCGATCTATGA
- a CDS encoding SMP-30/gluconolactonase/LRE family protein, translating to MFGLIEGTGVEVLDQRFHRVVPGSARVERLWTGARWSEGPAWFPAHRSLVWSDIPNNRMLRYDEASGQVGIFRQPARNSNGNTVDPQGRLVTCEHGGRQVTRTEHDGSITVLADNWQGKRLNSPNDVVVKSDGSIWFTDPDYGIGSDYEGDKADGEIGHCNVYRIDPVSGALSIVADDFLKPNGLAFSLDESELYIADTGASHDPDGPRHIRKCAVTGDGASLGRSEIFATCSAGLFDGFRLDATGRIWTSAADGVHIYHPDGTLIGKVLIPEIVANVCWGGAKLNRLFICGTTSLYSVMTHTNGATWPKR from the coding sequence ATGTTCGGCTTGATCGAAGGCACAGGCGTCGAGGTTCTGGACCAGCGCTTCCACCGGGTCGTACCGGGCTCGGCGCGGGTCGAACGGCTGTGGACGGGGGCCCGCTGGTCCGAGGGGCCGGCCTGGTTTCCGGCCCATCGCAGCCTGGTCTGGTCCGACATCCCGAACAACCGCATGCTGCGCTATGACGAGGCGAGCGGCCAGGTCGGCATCTTCCGCCAGCCGGCACGGAACTCGAACGGCAATACGGTTGATCCGCAGGGCCGGCTCGTCACCTGCGAGCATGGCGGGCGTCAGGTGACCCGGACGGAACATGACGGCTCGATCACCGTGCTTGCCGACAACTGGCAGGGCAAGCGGCTGAATTCCCCCAATGACGTCGTGGTGAAGTCCGACGGCTCGATCTGGTTCACCGACCCGGATTACGGCATCGGCAGCGACTATGAGGGCGACAAGGCGGATGGCGAGATCGGCCACTGCAACGTCTACCGCATCGATCCGGTCAGCGGCGCGCTCTCGATCGTCGCCGACGACTTCCTCAAGCCGAACGGCCTCGCCTTCTCGCTGGACGAGAGCGAGCTCTATATCGCCGATACGGGGGCGAGCCATGACCCGGATGGGCCGCGCCATATCCGCAAATGCGCCGTGACGGGGGACGGCGCGTCGCTGGGCCGCTCTGAGATTTTCGCAACCTGCTCGGCCGGCCTGTTCGACGGCTTCCGGCTCGATGCCACCGGCCGCATCTGGACCAGCGCGGCGGACGGCGTGCATATCTATCACCCCGACGGCACCTTGATCGGCAAGGTGCTGATTCCCGAGATCGTCGCCAATGTCTGCTGGGGCGGCGCGAAGCTGAACCGCCTTTTCATCTGCGGCACGACATCACTCTACTCAGTGATGACCCACACCAATGGGGCGACCTGGCCGAAGCGCTGA
- a CDS encoding AbrB family transcriptional regulator, with protein sequence MTGPAYIPYRFKTLSREAAVIACAALGGGLFALFDVPAAWLSGSMLIVSIVGVAKRLPNLRKPWFDATMLMSGVLIGSSATPEALAATARYPGSLAVLFVALAAIMLTTGAYLRYVARWSWIDSLLAAAPGALSAVIAVAHAKGANLGRIAVIQLFRILVLVAILPSLMRALSDGSAGQMPAVIVASAPDMALVLGVALVTGLIFERIGVTAPFILGATMASAVLHGAGVVHGTLPPAIATVVMVMLGAAMGGRVSNLKRGEIAGLFPLAIGAFFVSMVVAFAFAWPAAWLAGVPYASAMAAFAPGGLEAMAMLAFAMGLDPLYVGAHHLARFMLLGLAMPLLVVRMKSEPPQS encoded by the coding sequence ATGACCGGTCCGGCTTACATCCCCTACAGGTTCAAGACATTGTCGCGTGAAGCGGCCGTGATCGCTTGCGCCGCACTCGGCGGGGGCCTTTTCGCGCTGTTCGACGTGCCGGCCGCCTGGCTCTCAGGTTCGATGCTGATCGTCTCGATCGTCGGCGTCGCCAAGCGCCTGCCCAATCTGCGCAAGCCCTGGTTCGATGCGACCATGCTGATGTCGGGGGTGCTGATCGGCTCCTCCGCGACGCCCGAGGCGCTTGCGGCGACGGCGCGCTATCCCGGTTCGCTCGCGGTCCTGTTCGTCGCGCTCGCTGCCATCATGCTCACCACTGGCGCCTATCTGCGTTATGTCGCGCGCTGGTCCTGGATCGATTCCCTGCTGGCCGCCGCGCCGGGGGCGCTGTCGGCGGTCATCGCCGTTGCCCATGCCAAGGGGGCCAATCTTGGCCGCATCGCGGTGATCCAGCTCTTCCGCATCCTCGTCCTGGTCGCGATCCTGCCCAGTCTGATGCGGGCCTTGAGCGATGGCAGCGCCGGTCAAATGCCGGCAGTGATCGTCGCCAGCGCACCGGATATGGCGCTGGTTCTCGGTGTGGCCCTGGTCACCGGGCTCATCTTCGAGCGCATCGGCGTCACCGCCCCCTTCATCCTTGGCGCAACAATGGCCAGTGCCGTGCTGCATGGCGCTGGCGTCGTCCATGGCACGCTCCCGCCTGCGATCGCGACGGTGGTGATGGTCATGTTGGGCGCGGCCATGGGCGGGCGCGTCTCCAACCTCAAGCGCGGCGAGATCGCCGGGCTATTCCCGCTCGCCATTGGCGCCTTCTTCGTCTCGATGGTGGTGGCCTTCGCCTTCGCCTGGCCCGCCGCATGGCTTGCGGGCGTGCCCTATGCCAGCGCAATGGCCGCCTTCGCGCCGGGAGGGCTGGAGGCGATGGCGATGCTTGCCTTCGCCATGGGGCTCGACCCGCTCTATGTCGGCGCGCACCATCTTGCGCGCTTCATGCTGCTCGGCCTTGCCATGCCGTTGCTGGTGGTCCGGATGAAGTCGGAGCCGCCGCAGAGTTGA
- a CDS encoding pyridoxal phosphate-dependent aminotransferase, with protein sequence MTTSTLPGASLIAELRPEARNAPESGIVEVVNHGRLKPGLIPLWVGEGDLSTPDFIVRAANKSLADGETFYTWQRGIPELREALARYHTALYGQPLSADRFFVTGSGMQSVQIAVRMIAGPGDELVIPTPAWPNFAAAIGVAGARAVCVPMDLEHGRFTLDLDKLAAAITPKTRALVINSPANPTGWTATKDELAALLSLARKHGIWIIADEIYGRFVYGGAPRAASFHDVMEAEDRVLFVQTFSKNWAMTGWRIGWIEVPAAFGQVVENLIQYSTSGSPVFVQRAAIAALTEGEPFVAEQIARATEGRKIIFEGLKATNRVSLTAPDGAFYQFFNVDGREDSRALAIELVDEANVGLAPGTAFGPGGETGLRLCFARKSSDLVEAVARLQRALTS encoded by the coding sequence ATGACGACGAGCACGCTGCCGGGCGCCAGCCTGATTGCCGAGTTGAGGCCAGAGGCCCGTAACGCGCCCGAAAGCGGCATCGTCGAGGTGGTCAATCACGGCCGGCTGAAGCCCGGCCTGATCCCGCTCTGGGTCGGCGAGGGCGATCTCTCGACGCCCGATTTCATCGTCCGGGCCGCCAACAAGTCATTGGCCGATGGCGAGACCTTCTACACCTGGCAGCGCGGCATTCCGGAACTGCGCGAGGCGCTCGCGCGCTACCACACGGCGCTTTACGGCCAGCCGCTTTCGGCCGACCGCTTCTTCGTCACCGGATCGGGCATGCAGTCCGTTCAGATCGCCGTCCGGATGATCGCCGGACCTGGCGACGAACTCGTGATTCCGACGCCGGCCTGGCCCAATTTCGCCGCGGCCATCGGCGTGGCGGGAGCCAGGGCCGTCTGCGTGCCGATGGATCTGGAGCACGGCCGCTTCACGCTCGATCTCGACAAGCTCGCCGCGGCGATCACGCCGAAGACGCGCGCGCTCGTCATCAATTCCCCGGCGAACCCGACCGGCTGGACCGCGACCAAGGACGAGTTGGCCGCGTTGCTTTCCCTGGCTCGCAAGCACGGTATCTGGATCATCGCCGACGAGATCTATGGCCGCTTCGTCTATGGCGGGGCGCCGCGCGCAGCCTCCTTCCACGACGTGATGGAAGCTGAGGATCGCGTCCTCTTCGTCCAGACCTTCTCGAAGAACTGGGCCATGACGGGTTGGCGCATCGGCTGGATCGAGGTGCCGGCCGCCTTCGGCCAGGTGGTCGAGAACCTGATCCAGTATTCGACCTCGGGATCGCCGGTCTTCGTCCAGCGCGCCGCGATCGCCGCCCTCACCGAGGGCGAGCCTTTCGTCGCCGAGCAGATCGCGCGTGCGACCGAAGGCCGGAAGATCATCTTCGAAGGCCTGAAGGCGACGAACCGGGTTTCGCTGACCGCGCCGGACGGCGCCTTCTACCAGTTCTTCAACGTCGACGGCCGTGAAGATTCACGCGCGCTGGCGATCGAACTGGTCGACGAGGCCAATGTCGGCCTGGCGCCGGGCACCGCTTTCGGTCCCGGAGGCGAGACGGGCTTGCGGCTTTGCTTCGCGCGCAAATCGTCCGATCTCGTCGAGGCGGTGGCGCGGCTGCAAAGAGCGCTGACGTCATAG
- the mscL gene encoding large conductance mechanosensitive channel protein MscL — protein sequence MLKEFKEFAMKGNVIDLAIGVVIGAAFGRIVDSLVSDIIMPIFGALGGLDFSNYFFGLNSAVTSPILSEARKQGAVFAYGSFVTAAINFLIIAVALFLVVKGINRVKRDQKAAPAEPAPPSQDVVLLAEIRDLLKQKNA from the coding sequence ATGCTGAAGGAATTCAAAGAATTTGCGATGAAGGGCAACGTCATCGACCTCGCCATCGGCGTGGTCATCGGCGCGGCCTTCGGCAGGATCGTCGACTCTCTCGTCAGCGACATCATCATGCCGATCTTCGGCGCGCTGGGCGGTCTCGATTTCTCCAATTACTTCTTCGGCCTCAATAGTGCGGTCACCAGCCCGATCCTGTCCGAGGCCAGGAAGCAGGGCGCTGTGTTCGCCTATGGCAGCTTCGTCACTGCCGCCATCAATTTCCTGATCATCGCCGTTGCCTTGTTCCTGGTCGTGAAGGGCATCAACCGGGTGAAGCGGGACCAGAAGGCAGCCCCGGCCGAGCCGGCGCCCCCGTCGCAGGACGTCGTGCTTCTCGCCGAAATCCGCGATTTGCTGAAGCAGAAGAACGCCTGA